One Salvelinus namaycush isolate Seneca chromosome 4, SaNama_1.0, whole genome shotgun sequence genomic window carries:
- the LOC120045856 gene encoding zinc-binding protein A33-like: MTQQGPTAAMEGNLSCPICFEFFQDPVSLKCQHSFCRSCLETPAWIQQKERECPVCRGRNSIDNIQPAMSNMKLRNIVEAYLQREEKKGSGGREVGLVVCARHNKKLRFFCEECEELVCAVCVETERHAKHKHQPVKEEAQWRKTQAQTTAGQIKSEFANLHQFLRVEEEARLAALKQEEGMKTGLLTERITRLASNMASLSGRISNIQTKMKTDDISFLQMYKDLKDRAKYTLQDPEPVSGALIDVAQHLGNLRFNVWKKMQEMVQYTPVTLDVNSAHPDLLISRVLLEVSDRRSSQPVPDNAERFDSSVSVLGSEGFYSGIHSWEVEVGPKKAWTLGVAKEGVARKGNVMVSPEGGIWAMGLWNGEEYSAGTAPLGTPLVLSRKPQNVRVKLDYEKGELSFYDSSDMSLIYMFEQRFTERLFPYFSPCLNSDGTNPGVLSICPEKVFVTVTPAY, translated from the exons atgaccCAGCAGGGACCTACAGCAGCTATGGAGGGTAACCTCAGCTGTCCCATCTGCTTTGAGTTCTTCCAGGACCCAGTGAGTCTGAAATGTCAACACAGCTTCTGCCGCAGCTGCCTGGAAACACCAGCATGGATTCAACAAAAGGAGCGCGAGTGCCCAGTCTGCAGGGGAAGGAATTCCATAGACAATATCCAGCCCGCAATGTCTAATATGAAACTGAGGAACATAGTGGAGGCCTacctgcagagagaagagaagaaggggaGTGGGGGGAGAGAAGTGGGTCTTGTGGTGTGCGCCAGACATAATAAGAAGCTCAGGTTTTTCTGTGAGGAATGTGAGGAACTtgtttgtgctgtgtgtgtggagaCCGAGCGGCATGCCAAGCATAAACACCAGCCAGTGAAGGAGGAAGCGCAATGGCGTAAG ACTCAGGCCCAAACCACAGCAGGACAGATCAAGAGTGAGTTTGCGAACCTCCACCAGTTCCTGAGAGTTGAGGAGGAGGCCAGACTGGCAGCTTTGAAACAGGAGGAAGGGATGAAGACAGGGTTACTGACCGAGAGGATCACCCGTCTTGCCAGCAACATGGCCTCACTCTCCGGGAGGATCTCAAACATACAGACCAAGATGAAGACAGATGACATCTCGTTTCTACAG ATGTACAAGGACTTGAAAGACAG GGCCAAGTATACATTGCAGGATCCAGAGCCTGTATCGGGGGCACTGATAGACGTGGCCCAACACTTGGGAAACCTGAGGTTTAATGTCTGGAAGAAGATGCAAGAGATGGTGCAATACA CCCCTGTGACCCTGGATGTGAATTCAGCCCACCCTGATCTACTGATCTCTAGGGTCCTCCTGGAGGTGAGTGACAGACGATCGTCCCAGCCTGTGCCTGATAACGCGGAGCGATTCGACAGCTCAGTGAGCGTGCTGGGCTCTGAAGGCTTCTACTCAGGCATTCACAGctgggaggtggaggtggggccTAAGAAGGCCTGGACCCTGGGAGTGGCCAAAGAGGGTGTGGCCAGGAAGGGAAATGTGATGGTCAGCCCAGAGGGTGGGATCTGGGCGATGGGGCTGTGGAATGGGGAGGAGTATAGCGCTGGAACCGCCCCCCTGGGTACCCCTTTGGTCCTGAGTAGGAAACCCCAGAACGTCAGGGTCAAGTTGGACTATGAGAAAGGAGAGCTGTCCTTCTATGACTCCAGTGACATGTCACTCATCTATATGTTCGAACAGAGGTTCACAGAGAGACTGTTCCCCTACTTCTCTCCCTGTCTTAACTCCGATGGCACTAACCCTGGAGTCCTGAGTATCTGCCCTGAGAAGGTGTTTGTGACTGTGACACCTGCTTACTAA